From a single Hippopotamus amphibius kiboko isolate mHipAmp2 chromosome X, mHipAmp2.hap2, whole genome shotgun sequence genomic region:
- the LPAR4 gene encoding lysophosphatidic acid receptor 4 produces the protein MGDRRFIDFQFQDLNSSLRPRLGNATANNTCIVDDSFKYNLNGAVYSVVFILGLITNSASLFVFCFRMKMRSETAVFITNLALSDLLFVCTLPFKIFYNFNRHWPFGDTLCKISGTAFLTNIYGSMLFLTCISVDRFLAIVYPFRSRTIRTRRNSAIVCAGVWILVLSGGISASLFSTTNVNNATTTCFEGFSKRVWKTYLSKITIFIEVVGFIIPLILNVSCSSVVLKTLRKPATLSQIGTNKKKVLKMITVHMAVFVVCFVPYNSVLFLYALVRSQAITNCLLERFAKIMYPITLCLATLNCCFDPFIYYFTLESFQKSFYINTHIRMESLFKTETPLTTKPSLPAIQEEVSDKTTHNGGELMLESTF, from the coding sequence ATGGGTGACAGAAGATTCATTGACTTCCAGTTCCAAGATTTAAATTCAAGCCTCAGACCCAGGTTGGGCAATGCTACTGCCAATAATACTTGCATTGTTGACGATTCCTTCAAGTATAATCTGAATGGTGCTGTCTACAGTGTTGTATTCATCCTGGGTCTGATAACCAACAGTGCCTCTCTGTTTGTCTTCTGCTTCCGCATGAAAATGAGAAGTGAGACAGCTGTTTTCATCACCAATCTGGCCCTCTCTGATTTGCTCTTTGTCTGCACTCtacctttcaaaatattttacaatttcaaCCGCCACTGGCCTTTTGGTGACACCCTCTGCAAGATCTCTGGGACTGCATTCCTAACCAACATCTATGGGAGCATGCTCTTCCTTACCTGTATTAGTGTGGATCGTTTCCTGGCCATTGTCTATCCATTCCGATCTCGTACCATTAGGACCAGGAGGAATTCTGCCATTGTGTGTGCTGGAGTCTGGATCCTAGTCCTCAGTGGTGGTATTTCAGCCTCTTTATTTTCCACCACTAATGTCAACAATGCAACCACCACCTGCTTTGAGGGCTTCTCCAAACGTGTATGGAAGACTTATCTGTCCAAGATAACCATATTTATTGAAGTTGTTGGTTttatcattcctttgatattgaATGTCTCTTGCTCTTCTGTGGTGCTAAAAACCCTCCGTAAGCCTGCTACACTGTCTCAAATTGGgaccaataagaaaaaagtgCTGAAGATGATCACAGTGCATATGGCAGTCTTTGTGGTATGCTTTGTACCCTATAACTCCGTCCTATTCCTGTATGCCCTAGTGCGCTCCCAAGCCATTACCAATTGCTTGTTGGAAAGATTTGCAAAGATTATGTACCCAATCACTTTGTGCCTTGCAACTCTGAACTGTTGCTTTGACCCTTTCATCTATTACTTCACGCTTGAGTCCTTTCAGAAGTCCTTCTACATCAATACCCATATCAGGATGGAGTCTCTGTTTAAAACTGAAACACCTCTGACCACAAAGCCTTCCCTCCCAGCTATTCAAGAGGAAGTTAGTGATAAAACAACACATAATGGTGGTGAATTAATGCTAGAATCCACCTTCTAG